Part of the Flavobacterium sp. KS-LB2 genome is shown below.
CTTTTAATAATCCTGCTTCATCTGGGATTCCAGGTCCTGGAGAAAGAAGTATTTTATCGAAAACAGCAATTTCATCAATATCAAATTCATCGTTTCTGTATACGGTTACTTCGCAATCTAAATCTTCCAGATAATGTACTAAATTATAAGTGAAACTATCGTAATTGTCTATGACTAGTATTTTTTTCATTTTTATTATTGAAAAATTAAAAGATTTAAAGATTGAAAAATTCTAACGTTTCAGCAATCTTTAAATTCTTAAATTATTGAATCTTTAAATTATTTTATATTGTTTCCGCTAAATCTAAAGCAGTATTCAGCGCTCTCAATTTGTTGTACACCTCCTGCATTTCACTTTCTTCATCTGAACTGGCTACAATTCCGGCTCCCGCCTGAGAGTGCAACTGATGGTTTTTGCTCAAGAAAGTCCGAATCATAATCGCATGATTAAAATTACCTTCAAAATCCATAAAACCGATAGCACCTCCATAGAAATTTCTATTGGTTTTTTCATACTCTTCAATCAGTTGCATCGCTCTGTGTTTTGGCGCACCGCTTAAGGTTCCCGCCGGAAAAGTATCGGCTACAACCTGCATTGTAGAAGCTTTTTCATGTAAATGTCCGGTAACTTTTGAAACCAAGTGGATTACGTGTGAGAAAAACTGTACCTCTCTGTATTTCTCCACATTTACATTATGACCGTTTCGGCTTAAATCATTTCTGGCTAAATCGACTAGCATTACATGTTCACTATTCTCTTTTTTGTCCTCAGATAATTGTTTGGCAAGAATGGCGTCTTTTTCATCATCTCCTGTTCTTTTAAAAGTTCCTGCAATAGGATGGATTTCTGCTTTACGGTTTTTAACGATGATTTGGGCTTCTGGTGAAGAGCCAAATATTTTGAAATCTCCGTAATCAAAAAAGAATAAATAAGGGGATGGATTGATGCTTCTCAACGCTCTGTAGACATTGAATTCATCGCCTTTGAAACCTTGGGTGAATCGTCGGGATAAAACCAATTGAAACACATCACCGCGGAAACAATGCTTTTTGGCCAAAGCGACATTATGTTTGAATTCTTCGTCGGTTAGATTAGAAAATCCT
Proteins encoded:
- a CDS encoding anthranilate synthase component I family protein, with translation MKSFNLNTNYKQILADTITPVSVYLKIRDKFPNSLLLESSDYHGNDNSFSYICCNPIASIKIENEIIHKTFPDGSSEKIAIDATTNIPEAIQGFSSQFKSEKNDFKFINNGLFGYISYDAVRYFEKVSIAKKENSNTIPDVYYAVYQNIIAINHFKNEAYIFCHSLDGRNNISEIEQLLQSRNIASYKFFKDGEGFSNLTDEEFKHNVALAKKHCFRGDVFQLVLSRRFTQGFKGDEFNVYRALRSINPSPYLFFFDYGDFKIFGSSPEAQIIVKNRKAEIHPIAGTFKRTGDDEKDAILAKQLSEDKKENSEHVMLVDLARNDLSRNGHNVNVEKYREVQFFSHVIHLVSKVTGHLHEKASTMQVVADTFPAGTLSGAPKHRAMQLIEEYEKTNRNFYGGAIGFMDFEGNFNHAIMIRTFLSKNHQLHSQAGAGIVASSDEESEMQEVYNKLRALNTALDLAETI